In one window of Macaca thibetana thibetana isolate TM-01 chromosome 5, ASM2454274v1, whole genome shotgun sequence DNA:
- the MTNR1A gene encoding melatonin receptor type 1A, whose amino-acid sequence MPGNGSALPNASQPGPGGDGARPQPSWLASALACVLIFTIVVDVLGNLLVILSVYRNKKLRNAGNIFVVSLAVADLVVAVYPYPLVLTSIFNNGWNLGYLHCQISGFLMGLSVIGSIFNITGIAINRYCYICHSLKYDKLYSSKNSFCYVLLIWLLTLVAVLPNLRAGTLQYDPRIYSCTFAQSVSSAYTIAVVVFHFLVPMIIVIFCYLRIWILVLQVRQRVKPDRKPRLKPQDFRNFVTMFVVFVLFAICWAPLNFIGLAVASDPASMVPRIPEWLFVASYYMAYFNSCLNAIIYGLLNQNFRKEYRRIIVSLCTARMFFVDSSNDVADRVKCKPSPLTTKNNLVKVDSV is encoded by the exons ATGCCGGGCAACGGCAGCGCGCTGCCCAACGCCTCGCAGCCCGGGCCCGGCGGGGACGGCGCGCGGCCGCAGCCCTCGTGGCTGGCATCGGCGCTGGCCTGCGTCCTCATCTTCACCATCGTGGTGGACGTCCTGGGCAACCTGCTGGTCATCCTGTCGGTGTATCGGAACAAGAAGCTCCGGAACGCAG GAAACATCTTTGTGGTGAGCTTAGCGGTGGCAGACCTGGTGGTGGCTGTTTATCCGTACCCGTTGGTGCTGACGTCGATATTTAACAATGGGTGGAACCTGGGGTATCTGCACTGCCAAATCAGTGGGTTCCTGATGGGCCTGAGCGTCATCGGCTCGATATTCAACATCACCGGCATTGCCATCAACCGCTACTGCTACATCTGCCACAGTCTCAAGTACGACAAACTGTACAGCAGCAAGAACTCCTTCTGCTACGTGCTCCTCATATGGCTCCTGACGCTGGTGGCTGTCCTGCCCAACCTCCGTGCCGGGACTCTCCAGTACGACCCGAGGATCTACTCGTGCACCTTCGCACAGTCCGTCAGCTCTGCCTACACCATCGCCGTGGTGGTTTTCCACTTCCTCGTCCCCATGATCATTGTCATCTTCTGTTACCTGAGAATATGGATCCTGGTTCTCCAGGTCAGACAGAGGGTGAAGCCTGACCGCAAACCCAGGCTGAAACCACAGGACTTCAGGAATTTTGTCACCATgtttgtggtttttgtcctttttgcCATTTGCTGGGCTCCTCTGAACTTCATTGGCCTGGCCGTGGCTTCTGACCCCGCCAGCATGGTGCCTAGGATCCCAGAGTGGCTGTTTGTGGCGAGTTACTACATGGCCTATTTCAACAGCTGCCTCAATGCCATTATATACGGGCTACTGAACCAAAATTTCAGGAAGGAGTACAGAAGAATTATAGTCTCGCTGTGTACAGCCAGGATGTTCTTTGTGGATAGCTCTAACGACGTGGCCGATAGGGTTAAATGCAAGCCGTCTCCACTGACGACCAAAAACAATCTAGTAAAGGTGGACTCGGTTTAA